From one Lycium ferocissimum isolate CSIRO_LF1 chromosome 5, AGI_CSIRO_Lferr_CH_V1, whole genome shotgun sequence genomic stretch:
- the LOC132056140 gene encoding LOW QUALITY PROTEIN: proteinase inhibitor type-2 CEVI57-like (The sequence of the model RefSeq protein was modified relative to this genomic sequence to represent the inferred CDS: deleted 1 base in 1 codon) → MAVHKVSFLAHLLVLGMFLVVSMVEHAKGCTKECGNLVYRICPRSEGSPENPICTNCCSGYKGCNYYNANGTFICEGKSDPKNPNSCPRNCDPQIAYSKCPRSEGKTIIYPTGCTTCCTGYKGCYYFGQDGEFVCEGESTEPKACTLECDHRVAYMTCPSSGLAKLNQVCVNCCTSGEGCNLYGHDGSLLCTGEPQSYNSAA, encoded by the exons ATGGCTGTTCACAAAGTTAGTTTCCTCGCTCACCTACTTGTTCTTG GAATGTTTCTAGTTGTAAGCATGGTGGAACATGCCAAAGGTTGTACAAAAGAATGCGGTAATCTTGTCTAT AGGATATGCCCACGTTCAGAAGGAAGTCCGGAAAATCCCATATGCACCAATTGTTGCTCAGGCTATAAGGGTTGCAACTATTACAATGCTAACGGAACTTTTATTTGTGAAGGAAAATCTGACCCTAAAAACCCAAATTCTTGTCCCAGGAATTGTGATCCACAAATTGCTTATTCAAAATGTCCCCGTTCAGAAGGAAAGACGATAATTTATCCCACAGGATGCACCACTTGTTGCACGGGGTACAAGGGTTGCTACTATTTCGGTCAAGATGGCGAGTTTGTCTGTGAAGGAGAGAGTACTGAACCCAAGGCTTGTACTCTGGAATGTGACCATAGAGTTGCATACATGACTTGCCCATCTTCTGGATTGGCCAAGCTTAATCAAGTTTGCGTCAACTGTTGCACTTCAGGAGAGGGTTGCAATCTTTATGGTCATGATGGATCTTTACTTTGTACCGGGGAGCCTCAAAGCTATAATTCCGCAGCATAA